The Cuculus canorus isolate bCucCan1 chromosome 36, bCucCan1.pri, whole genome shotgun sequence genome includes a window with the following:
- the TRAPPC14 gene encoding trafficking protein particle complex subunit 14 isoform X1, which translates to MESQCDYFMYFPAVPFAARELLSGEPGRYRALPRRNHLYLGETVRFLLVLRCRPGTGPGRPPWAELAASLAALASVSPGATEPTGERDGEREADGSGAEPPVFRECRALLTHGQGPPGRLGAGIPVEDPIVCTDEVIFPLTIALDKLPPGTVKAKIVVTVWKRDTEPPELREGGGYLGLLQARAPAHVFRHEQAAFKAQVSTLLTVLPPPVVRCRQLTVSGKYLTVLKVLNGCSQEEVSLWDVQILPNFNASYLPVMPDGSVLLVDDVCHHSGEVPVGAFCRVAGAGSACPCALGALEEHNFLFQLQAPERPPEDAKEGLEVPLVAVIQWSTPKLPFTSSIFTHYRLPSIRLERPRFVMTAACESPVRARQRFTVTYTLLNDLQDFLAVRLVWTPETATAGKKLSGEERRATQAALDAIVCHTPLNNLGYSRKGSALTIRVAFEALRAGLFEVRPRGRGHRRAPFPLSPRPPLPPQLSQHMKLKLQFTASVANPPAEARPVSRKSSPGSPAVRELVERHQAGLGRSQSFSHQQPARSHLMRSGSVMERRAITPPVGSPVGRPLYLPPEKAVLSLDKIAKRECKVLVVEPVK; encoded by the exons ATGGAGTCGCAGTGCGATTACTTCATGTACTTCCCGGCGGTGCCGTTCGCGGCTCGGGAGCTGCTGTCGGGGGAACCGGGCCGGTACCGGGCTCTGCCGCGCCGGAACCACCTCTACCTTGGCGAAACCGTCCGGTTCCTCCTGGTGCTGCGCTGCCGTCCCGGTACCGGACCGGGAAGGCCGCCTTGGGCCGAATTGGCCGCCTCGCTCGCCGCCTTGGCCAGCGTCAGCCCCGGGGCCACCGAGCCCACCGGGGAGCGGGACGGGGAGCGGGAAGCGGACGGCAGCGGAGCGGAGCCGCCGGTGTTCCGGGAGTGCCGGGCGCTGCTCACCCACGGCCAGGGCCCCCCGGGGCGCCTCGGGGCCGGG ATCCCGGTGGAGGATCCCATCGTGTGTACGGATGAGGTGATCTTCCCCCTCACCATCGCCCTCGACAAACTGCCGCCCGGCACCGTCAAGGCCAAG ATCGTGGTGACAGTGTGGAAGAGGGACACGGAGCCGCCGGAGCTGCGGGAGGGCGGTGGGTACCTGGGTCTGCTGCAGGCCCGCGCGCCCGCACACGTCTTCCGCCACGAGCAGGCGGCCTTCAAGGCGCAGG TGAGCACTCTGCTGACGGTGCTGCCGCCGCCCGTGGTGCGGTGCCGCCAACTCACCGTGTCCGGGAAATACCTCACTGTGCTCAAAG TGCTGAACGGGTGCTCCCAGGAGGAGGTGTCGCTGTGGGACGTGCAGATCCTGCCCAACTTCAACGCCAGCTACCTGCCCGTCATGCCCGACGGCTCCGTCCTCTTGGTCGACGACGTCTG CCACCACTCCGGAGAGGTGCCGGTGGGCGCCTTCTGCCGCGTGGCGGGCGCCGGCTCCGCCTGTCCCTGCGCCCTCGGCGCCCTCGAGGAGCACAatttcctcttccagctccagGCGCCGGAAAGGCCTCCGGAAGATGCCAAAGAG GGCCTGGAGGTTCCGTTGGTGGCCGTGATCCAGTGGTCGACGCCAAAGCTGCCGTTCACCAGTAGCATCTTCACCCATTACCG GCTGCCGAGCATCCGCCTGGAGCGGCCGCGCTTCGTGATGACGGCCGCCTGCGAGTCGCCGGTGCGAGCCCGGCAGCGCTTCACCGTCACCTACACTCTCCTCAACGACCTCCAGGACTTCCTCGCCGTCCGCCTCGTGTGGACACCGGAAACCGCCACGGCCG GGAAGAAGCTGTCCGGGGAGGAACGGCGCGCCACGCAGGCGGCGCTGGACGCCATCGTGTGCCACACGCCGCTCAACAACCTGGGCTACTCGCGCAAGGGCAGCGCTCTCACCATCCGCGTGGCCTTCGAGGCGCTGCGCGCCGGACTCTTCGAGGTGAGGCCGCGCGGACGCGGACACCGCCGAGCGCCGTTCCCGTTGTCACCGCGTCCTCCGCTTCCCCCGCAGCTGTCGCAGCACATGAAGCTGAAGCTGCAGTTCACGGCGAGCGTGGCCAACCCGCCGGCAGAGGCCCGGCCCGTGTCCCGCAAGAGCAGCCCCGGCAGCCCCGCCGTGCGCGAGCTCGTGGAGCGGCACCAGGCCGGGCTCGGCAGATCCCAGTCCTTCTCCCACCAACAGCCCGCACGGAGCCACCTCATGAG GTCCGGCAGTGTGATGGAACGCCGCGCCATCACGCCGCCCGTGGGGTCCCCGGTGGGGCGGCCGCTCTATCTGCCCCCCGAGAAGGCAGTGCTGTCGCTGGATAAAATCGCCAAACGGGAATGCAAAGTCCTCGTCGTGGAACCCGTCAAGTGA
- the TRAPPC14 gene encoding trafficking protein particle complex subunit 14 isoform X2, with protein MESQCDYFMYFPAVPFAARELLSGEPGRYRALPRRNHLYLGETVRFLLVLRCRPGTGPGRPPWAELAASLAALASVSPGATEPTGERDGEREADGSGAEPPVFRECRALLTHGQGPPGRLGAGIPVEDPIVCTDEVIFPLTIALDKLPPGTVKAKIVVTVWKRDTEPPELREGGGYLGLLQARAPAHVFRHEQAAFKAQVSTLLTVLPPPVVRCRQLTVSGKYLTVLKVLNGCSQEEVSLWDVQILPNFNASYLPVMPDGSVLLVDDVCHHSGEVPVGAFCRVAGAGSACPCALGALEEHNFLFQLQAPERPPEDAKEGLEVPLVAVIQWSTPKLPFTSSIFTHYRLPSIRLERPRFVMTAACESPVRARQRFTVTYTLLNDLQDFLAVRLVWTPETATAGKKLSGEERRATQAALDAIVCHTPLNNLGYSRKGSALTIRVAFEALRAGLFELSQHMKLKLQFTASVANPPAEARPVSRKSSPGSPAVRELVERHQAGLGRSQSFSHQQPARSHLMRSGSVMERRAITPPVGSPVGRPLYLPPEKAVLSLDKIAKRECKVLVVEPVK; from the exons ATGGAGTCGCAGTGCGATTACTTCATGTACTTCCCGGCGGTGCCGTTCGCGGCTCGGGAGCTGCTGTCGGGGGAACCGGGCCGGTACCGGGCTCTGCCGCGCCGGAACCACCTCTACCTTGGCGAAACCGTCCGGTTCCTCCTGGTGCTGCGCTGCCGTCCCGGTACCGGACCGGGAAGGCCGCCTTGGGCCGAATTGGCCGCCTCGCTCGCCGCCTTGGCCAGCGTCAGCCCCGGGGCCACCGAGCCCACCGGGGAGCGGGACGGGGAGCGGGAAGCGGACGGCAGCGGAGCGGAGCCGCCGGTGTTCCGGGAGTGCCGGGCGCTGCTCACCCACGGCCAGGGCCCCCCGGGGCGCCTCGGGGCCGGG ATCCCGGTGGAGGATCCCATCGTGTGTACGGATGAGGTGATCTTCCCCCTCACCATCGCCCTCGACAAACTGCCGCCCGGCACCGTCAAGGCCAAG ATCGTGGTGACAGTGTGGAAGAGGGACACGGAGCCGCCGGAGCTGCGGGAGGGCGGTGGGTACCTGGGTCTGCTGCAGGCCCGCGCGCCCGCACACGTCTTCCGCCACGAGCAGGCGGCCTTCAAGGCGCAGG TGAGCACTCTGCTGACGGTGCTGCCGCCGCCCGTGGTGCGGTGCCGCCAACTCACCGTGTCCGGGAAATACCTCACTGTGCTCAAAG TGCTGAACGGGTGCTCCCAGGAGGAGGTGTCGCTGTGGGACGTGCAGATCCTGCCCAACTTCAACGCCAGCTACCTGCCCGTCATGCCCGACGGCTCCGTCCTCTTGGTCGACGACGTCTG CCACCACTCCGGAGAGGTGCCGGTGGGCGCCTTCTGCCGCGTGGCGGGCGCCGGCTCCGCCTGTCCCTGCGCCCTCGGCGCCCTCGAGGAGCACAatttcctcttccagctccagGCGCCGGAAAGGCCTCCGGAAGATGCCAAAGAG GGCCTGGAGGTTCCGTTGGTGGCCGTGATCCAGTGGTCGACGCCAAAGCTGCCGTTCACCAGTAGCATCTTCACCCATTACCG GCTGCCGAGCATCCGCCTGGAGCGGCCGCGCTTCGTGATGACGGCCGCCTGCGAGTCGCCGGTGCGAGCCCGGCAGCGCTTCACCGTCACCTACACTCTCCTCAACGACCTCCAGGACTTCCTCGCCGTCCGCCTCGTGTGGACACCGGAAACCGCCACGGCCG GGAAGAAGCTGTCCGGGGAGGAACGGCGCGCCACGCAGGCGGCGCTGGACGCCATCGTGTGCCACACGCCGCTCAACAACCTGGGCTACTCGCGCAAGGGCAGCGCTCTCACCATCCGCGTGGCCTTCGAGGCGCTGCGCGCCGGACTCTTCGAG CTGTCGCAGCACATGAAGCTGAAGCTGCAGTTCACGGCGAGCGTGGCCAACCCGCCGGCAGAGGCCCGGCCCGTGTCCCGCAAGAGCAGCCCCGGCAGCCCCGCCGTGCGCGAGCTCGTGGAGCGGCACCAGGCCGGGCTCGGCAGATCCCAGTCCTTCTCCCACCAACAGCCCGCACGGAGCCACCTCATGAG GTCCGGCAGTGTGATGGAACGCCGCGCCATCACGCCGCCCGTGGGGTCCCCGGTGGGGCGGCCGCTCTATCTGCCCCCCGAGAAGGCAGTGCTGTCGCTGGATAAAATCGCCAAACGGGAATGCAAAGTCCTCGTCGTGGAACCCGTCAAGTGA
- the LAMTOR4 gene encoding ragulator complex protein LAMTOR4, with the protein MSTALTQGLERIPGQCGYLVISDGAVLASSGDLENDEQTAAVLSELVATACGLRLQRGHDPPFKRLSVVFGEHSLLVTISGQKLFVVKRQNHSQEPIAV; encoded by the exons ATG aGCACAGCGCTGACCCAGGGGCTGGAGAGGATCCCGGGGCAGTGTGGGTACCTGGTGATCAGCGATGGAGCCGTCCTGGCg tcCTCGGGGGATCTGGAGAACGACGAGCAGACGGCGGCCGTCCTCTCGGAGCTGGTGGCCACGGCGTGCGGGCTGCGGCTGCAGCGCGGCCACGACCCCCCCTTCAAACGCCTCTCCG TGGTTTTTGGGGAACACTCTCTCCTCGTCACCATCTCTGGGCAGAAGCTCTTCGTGGTGAAGCGCCAGAACCACAGTCAGGAACCCATCGCGGTCTGA
- the VMO1 gene encoding vitelline membrane outer layer protein 1 homolog, with product MASFLRPLVALVALVAAVRGWGKDVSTAVISVENGGPWGEWGEPEFCPKGLYAVGFQLKVQPPQGFFGDDTALNAVRLLCANGAVATAGEGPRGTWSSPLSCNRGHLTAFRLRVEASRGLWDDTAANNVDMACSDGRVLEGQGGRAGTWGNWSSSCPHGGGICGLRTRLEAPQRGGDDTALNSVDMFCCP from the exons ATGGCTTCGTTCCTGCGCCCGTTGGTGGCCCTGGTGGCCCTGGTGGCCGCGGTCCGGGGTTGGGGCAAAGATGTCTCCACCGCAGTCATCTCGGTGGAGAACGGGGGACCGTGGGGAGAGTGGGGGGAGCCCGAGTTCTGCCCCAAAGGCCTCTACGCCGTCGGCTTCCAGCTCAAG GTTCAGCCCCCTCAGGGGTTCTTTGGGGACGACACCGCCCTCAACGCGGTGCGGCTGCTCTGCGCCAACGGGGCGGTGGCCACGGCCGGAGAGGGACC CCGAGGAACCTGGTCCTCCCCGCTGAGCTGCAACCGTGGCCACCTGACGGCCTTCCGCCTGCGCGTGGAGGCATCTCGAGGGCTTTGGGACGACACGGCGGCCAACAACGTGGACATGGCCTGCTCGGACGGGCGGGTGCTGGAGGGCCAGGGGGGTCGGGCGGGGACCTGGGGCAACTggagctcctcctgcccccacGGTGGGGGCATCTGCGGGCTGAGGACCCGCCTGGAGGCCCCTCAGCGTGGTGGAGACGACACCGCCCTCAACAGCGTGGATATGTTCTGCTGCCCCTGA
- the PSMB6 gene encoding proteasome subunit beta type-6 gives MAAVTVRAAEPGWGEGPVSTGTTIMAVEFDGGVVIGADSRTTTGAYVANRVTDKLTPVHERIFCCRSGSAADTQAVADAVAYQLAFHSVELEEPPRVRTAARLFQQTCYRYREELSAGIIVAGWDPRRGGQVYVVPLGGMLLRQPFAVGGSGSSYIYGFLDAAFRPGMSRTQCQEFVAQALALAMARDGASGGVVRLAAITADGVERSVLAGPALPGGEGGPSV, from the exons ATGGCGGCCGTGACGGTGCGGGCGGCGGAGCCCGGATGGGGCGAGGGGCCCGTGAGCACCGGC acgACCATCATGGCGGTGGAGTTTGACGGAGGTGTCGTCATCGGGGCCGACTCGCGCACCACCACCGG GGCGTACGTGGCGAACCGGGTGACGGATAAGCTGACGCCGGTGCACGAGCGCATCTTCTGCTGCCGTTCGGGCTCCGCTGCCGACACTCAGGCCGTGGCCGATGCCGTCGCCTACCAGCTCGCCTTCCACAG cgtggagctggaggagccgCCCCGTGTCCGCACGGCCGCTCGCCTCTTCCAGCAGACGTGTTACCGCTACCGTGAGGAGCTCAGCGCTGGCATCATCGTGGCCGGATGGGACCCACGGCGTGGGGGGCAG GTGTACGTGGTGCCGCTGGGGGGGATGCTCCTGCGCCAGCCGTTCGCCGTGGGGGGCTCGGGCAGCTCCTACATCTATGGGTTCCTCGACGCCGCCTTCCGGCCCGGCATGAGCCGCACACAGTGCCAGGAGTTCGTGGCACAAg CGCTGGCGCTGGCGATGGCGCGGGACGGCGCGAGCGGGGGGGTGGTGCGGCTGGCGGCCATCACGGCGGACGGCGTGGAGCGCAGCGTGTTGGCCGGCCCCGCGCTGCCGGGGGGCGAGGGGGGCCCCTCCgtctga